The following are from one region of the Microbacterium paraoxydans genome:
- a CDS encoding GntR family transcriptional regulator: protein MSTVESASKSEQAYAWIRARISAHTYGPGYRLVLGPIAEELGMSVVPVREAIRRLEAEGLVTFERNVGARVTLVDEGEYAHTMQTLGLVEGAATALSAPLLDADALTQAAEVNERMSRLLDHFDPHTFTELNRQFHSVLFEPCPNPHLLDLVHRGWARLSGIRDSTFAYVPGRAHHSVDEHTQILELIRDGAEPLEIELAARNHRWRTRDAFLDALHTRSVPAEGEAS, encoded by the coding sequence GTGAGCACGGTCGAGAGCGCCAGCAAGTCGGAGCAGGCGTACGCCTGGATCCGCGCGCGCATCTCGGCGCACACCTACGGTCCCGGCTACCGCCTGGTCCTCGGTCCGATCGCCGAGGAGCTGGGGATGAGCGTGGTCCCGGTGCGCGAGGCGATCCGCCGCCTGGAGGCCGAGGGGCTCGTGACCTTCGAGCGCAACGTCGGCGCCCGCGTGACCCTCGTGGACGAGGGCGAATACGCGCACACCATGCAGACGCTCGGACTCGTCGAAGGGGCGGCCACCGCGCTCTCCGCTCCCCTGCTCGACGCCGACGCGCTCACGCAGGCCGCGGAGGTCAACGAGCGCATGAGCCGCCTGCTCGACCACTTCGACCCGCACACGTTCACCGAGCTCAACCGGCAGTTCCACTCCGTGCTGTTCGAGCCGTGCCCCAACCCGCACCTGCTCGACCTCGTGCACCGCGGCTGGGCCCGGCTGTCCGGCATCCGCGACTCGACCTTCGCCTACGTGCCCGGCCGCGCCCACCACTCGGTCGACGAGCACACCCAGATCCTCGAGCTGATCCGCGACGGCGCCGAGCCGCTGGAGATCGAGCTCGCCGCCCGCAACCACCGGTGGCGCACGAGGGACGCGTTCCTCGACGCCCTGCACACCCGTTCCGTCCCCGCCGAAGGAGAAGCATCATGA